The following coding sequences lie in one Metallumcola ferriviriculae genomic window:
- a CDS encoding CGGC domain-containing protein, with product MARIGILTCSNCTQDLDCASVVCLGDLRKRRGFFEKYPAEEKLDLIGIINCAGCPTIGAHKKILRKVRSIAEFRVDAIHFSYCMIAVCPFKQKYVEAITETYPDIELVMGTHTPRDPKEFQKEIKEALCVGKFNMTDIIKGH from the coding sequence ATGGCACGCATCGGAATACTTACCTGTTCAAACTGCACCCAGGATTTAGACTGTGCATCTGTGGTTTGTCTGGGGGATTTGCGGAAAAGAAGAGGTTTTTTTGAAAAGTATCCTGCAGAGGAGAAACTGGATTTAATAGGGATAATTAACTGTGCAGGCTGCCCGACGATTGGCGCACACAAAAAGATTCTGCGGAAGGTTAGATCCATTGCAGAATTTAGGGTTGATGCAATCCACTTTTCCTACTGTATGATAGCAGTATGTCCGTTTAAGCAAAAGTATGTTGAAGCTATTACGGAAACTTACCCAGATATAGAATTAGTGATGGGTACTCATACTCCCAGGGACCCCAAAGAGTTTCAAAAAGAGATTAAAGAAGCTCTGTGCGTTGGAAAGTTTAATATGACTGACATAATAAAAGGACACTAA
- a CDS encoding RNA polymerase sigma factor yields MQNSFPQTNLQTYEEIVAAHHTYIYNLAYQLCNNKHDAEDLTQETFIRVFQHLDRFRGDASLRTWISKIAVNIFLAKKRKKGEHKSVSFGYITPEDSSADPERVIVRREFQWCIHHILEQHMPKPYKVVLVLRDLNEFSYKEISSMLEVPVTTVKSRIHRARKAYRDHLLKSGCVKLVKDYTCYCDGAVKRSES; encoded by the coding sequence ATGCAAAATTCATTTCCACAAACAAATCTACAGACCTATGAAGAAATTGTTGCTGCCCACCACACATATATCTACAACCTTGCATATCAACTATGTAATAACAAGCATGATGCAGAAGACCTGACCCAGGAAACATTTATCAGGGTGTTTCAGCACTTGGATAGGTTTCGGGGAGACGCTAGTTTAAGGACCTGGATTAGTAAGATTGCCGTAAATATTTTTTTAGCAAAGAAACGGAAAAAGGGAGAACACAAGTCGGTTTCCTTTGGATACATAACACCCGAAGATTCTTCTGCTGACCCTGAACGGGTGATAGTACGGAGAGAATTCCAGTGGTGCATTCACCACATTTTAGAGCAGCATATGCCTAAGCCTTACAAGGTGGTATTGGTGTTGAGGGATTTAAATGAATTTAGCTATAAGGAAATATCCAGCATGTTAGAAGTTCCAGTCACTACGGTTAAATCCCGCATACACCGAGCAAGGAAGGCTTATAGAGACCATCTCTTGAAATCAGGGTGTGTGAAACTGGTTAAGGATTATACCTGTTATTGTGATGGAGCAGTCAAACGGAGTGAATCTTAA
- a CDS encoding VanZ family protein, translating to MPEFREYIEEILNNVSCPKEEKEDLKAELFDHLMLLKEEYLKKGYDEKEAVDLAIKDFGNKDFLKEELKDAVHPLTRTIKILVNISFGLYSLVVIQILINPIIAANTILSKIKGIDPTLHGGRRTITLGISEYPPFNLVPFRTIYDFIIRYNHMNFDIWFYNLFGNIILFLPLGFMLPLISGKLGDMKLRTVVKISALASLTIEILQLVAFVGIFDVDDIILNLLGAVLGYYMFKLAAKGVNVLKQSFKETSI from the coding sequence GTGCCTGAGTTTAGAGAGTATATAGAAGAAATATTAAATAATGTTTCCTGTCCCAAGGAAGAGAAGGAGGATTTAAAAGCCGAACTTTTTGACCACTTAATGCTTCTTAAAGAGGAATATTTAAAAAAGGGCTATGATGAAAAGGAGGCTGTGGACCTGGCAATAAAGGACTTTGGTAATAAGGATTTCTTAAAGGAAGAATTAAAAGATGCTGTACATCCCCTTACTAGGACAATTAAGATACTGGTAAACATTTCGTTCGGATTATATTCACTTGTTGTAATTCAGATTCTGATAAATCCTATCATCGCAGCTAACACTATATTAAGTAAAATTAAAGGTATTGACCCAACTCTGCACGGGGGCAGAAGAACAATTACGCTAGGGATTAGCGAATATCCTCCTTTCAATTTGGTCCCTTTTAGAACAATTTATGATTTTATCATAAGATACAATCACATGAATTTTGATATTTGGTTTTATAACCTGTTCGGAAATATCATTTTGTTTTTGCCGCTGGGCTTTATGCTACCGCTTATTTCTGGAAAACTTGGCGACATGAAGTTAAGAACTGTTGTGAAAATTTCAGCTTTAGCCAGTTTGACAATTGAGATATTACAGTTAGTAGCTTTCGTTGGAATTTTTGATGTGGATGATATAATTTTAAATCTGTTAGGGGCTGTATTGGGTTACTACATGTTTAAACTGGCTGCAAAAGGAGTTAATGTACTAAAACAATCTTTTAAGGAAACTTCCATATAG
- a CDS encoding PadR family transcriptional regulator, with the protein MDKEIMKGSIDILILSLIKTGDMYGYEIAKAIKEKSDGLYEMGEGTLYPALKRLETKKLLEAYWGNSEMGARRKYYRITKNGIKELSKKLEDWNKASNLVKLCLEGGR; encoded by the coding sequence ATGGACAAAGAAATTATGAAAGGTAGTATTGACATACTCATTTTATCTTTAATAAAAACGGGAGATATGTATGGATATGAAATTGCCAAGGCCATAAAGGAAAAAAGCGATGGTCTGTATGAGATGGGCGAAGGCACACTATACCCAGCATTAAAACGGCTGGAGACCAAAAAATTATTAGAAGCTTACTGGGGAAACTCAGAAATGGGTGCCAGGAGGAAATATTACAGGATTACAAAAAATGGTATTAAAGAACTGAGTAAAAAGTTAGAAGACTGGAACAAGGCCAGCAATTTGGTGAAACTTTGTCTCGAAGGGGGAAGGTAA